From the genome of Vigna radiata var. radiata cultivar VC1973A unplaced genomic scaffold, Vradiata_ver6 scaffold_301, whole genome shotgun sequence, one region includes:
- the LOC106754979 gene encoding cysteine-rich repeat secretory protein 15 isoform X2: MSRTLEAESGYRIIFIWRLSYLLILFSSVHGYPSRDHMFIYAVCSEEKYQPNAPFEGNLNSFMSSVVSSSSEVIYNSFAIGNGSSTPQEGNVYGLYQCRGDLHPIECSKCVERSVNEIGKLDTSLRYKKCSKGVTSDVEFFRRRDDVLADLQTANGFRVSSSGLVEGFAQCLGDLTLSDCSSCLADAVGKLKTLCGSAAAAHVFLGQCYARYWASGYYHESDSSDDDQVGKSVAIIVGVFGGLAVLVVLLSICKKAAGK, encoded by the exons ATGTCGAGAACTCTTGAAGCAGAGTCTGGTTACAGAATCATCTTCATTTGGAGACTCTCTTATCtgctaattttgttttcttcagtTCATGGCTACCCTTCACGAGATCATATGTTCATATATGCAGTCTGTTCTGAGGAAAAATACCAACCGAACGCACCCTTTGAAGGGAACCTTAACAGTTTTATGTCTTCAGTGGTGAGTTCGTCCTCTGAAGTAATTTACAATAGCTTTGCTATTGGAAATGGAAGCTCAACGCCACAAGAGGGAAACGTATACGGGTTATACCAGTGCAGAGGTGATCTGCACCCAATTGAGTGCTCAAAGTGTGTAGAAAGATCTGTTAACGAAATAG GGAAATTGGACACGAGTCTGAGGTATAAGAAATGCAGCAAAGGTGTGACGAGTGATGTTGAGTTCTTCAGGCGTAGAGATGATGTTCTTGCTGATTTGCAAACTGCTAATGGATTTAGAGTGAGTAGCTCGGGCCTAGTTGAAGGGTTTGCACAATGCTTGGGGGATTTAACTCTATCAGATTGCTCCTCTTGTCTAGCAGATGCTGTTGGAAAACTCAAAACCTTATGTGGATCTGCTGCAGCAGCTCATGTGTTCTTGGGACAATGTTATGCTCGATACTGGGCATCTGGCTATTATCATGAATCAG ATTCCTCCGACGATGATCAAGTGGGAAAATCTGTTGCCATTATTGTGGGAGTGTTTGGAGGTCTTGCAGTTCTGGTTGTACTGCTCTCAATTTGCAAAAAAGCAGCTG GTAAGTAA
- the LOC106754979 gene encoding cysteine-rich repeat secretory protein 15 isoform X1, producing MSRTLEAESGYRIIFIWRLSYLLILFSSVHGYPSRDHMFIYAVCSEEKYQPNAPFEGNLNSFMSSVVSSSSEVIYNSFAIGNGSSTPQEGNVYGLYQCRGDLHPIECSKCVERSVNEIGLVCPYALGGSLQLEGCLIRYEHSGDFLGKLDTSLRYKKCSKGVTSDVEFFRRRDDVLADLQTANGFRVSSSGLVEGFAQCLGDLTLSDCSSCLADAVGKLKTLCGSAAAAHVFLGQCYARYWASGYYHESDSSDDDQVGKSVAIIVGVFGGLAVLVVLLSICKKAAGK from the exons ATGTCGAGAACTCTTGAAGCAGAGTCTGGTTACAGAATCATCTTCATTTGGAGACTCTCTTATCtgctaattttgttttcttcagtTCATGGCTACCCTTCACGAGATCATATGTTCATATATGCAGTCTGTTCTGAGGAAAAATACCAACCGAACGCACCCTTTGAAGGGAACCTTAACAGTTTTATGTCTTCAGTGGTGAGTTCGTCCTCTGAAGTAATTTACAATAGCTTTGCTATTGGAAATGGAAGCTCAACGCCACAAGAGGGAAACGTATACGGGTTATACCAGTGCAGAGGTGATCTGCACCCAATTGAGTGCTCAAAGTGTGTAGAAAGATCTGTTAACGAAATAGGTTTGGTTTGTCCGTATGCCCTTGGAGGTTCTTTACAACTTGAAGGGTGCCTTATAAGATATGAACATTCTGGTGATTTTCTAGGGAAATTGGACACGAGTCTGAGGTATAAGAAATGCAGCAAAGGTGTGACGAGTGATGTTGAGTTCTTCAGGCGTAGAGATGATGTTCTTGCTGATTTGCAAACTGCTAATGGATTTAGAGTGAGTAGCTCGGGCCTAGTTGAAGGGTTTGCACAATGCTTGGGGGATTTAACTCTATCAGATTGCTCCTCTTGTCTAGCAGATGCTGTTGGAAAACTCAAAACCTTATGTGGATCTGCTGCAGCAGCTCATGTGTTCTTGGGACAATGTTATGCTCGATACTGGGCATCTGGCTATTATCATGAATCAG ATTCCTCCGACGATGATCAAGTGGGAAAATCTGTTGCCATTATTGTGGGAGTGTTTGGAGGTCTTGCAGTTCTGGTTGTACTGCTCTCAATTTGCAAAAAAGCAGCTG GTAAGTAA